The Acomys russatus chromosome 3, mAcoRus1.1, whole genome shotgun sequence genome has a window encoding:
- the LOC127186982 gene encoding olfactory receptor 2W1: MDTSNQSALHVFILRGFSDHPHLEMILSGVVTFFYIITLVGNTAIILASLLDPHLHTPMYFFLRNLSFLDLCFTTSIVPQMLVNLWGPEKTISFVGCVVQLYVYMWMGSIECLLLAVMSYDRFTAICKPLHYFVIMNPHLCVKMIVMVWSVSLANSVVLCTLTVNLPRCGHNLLDHFLCELPAMVRIACVDTTTVEMSVFALGIVIVLTPLILILISYGYIAKTVLNMKSKAGQQKAMNTCGSHLTVVSIFYGTIIYMYLQPGNKASKDQGKFLTLFYTIITPSLNPLIYTLRNRDMKDALKKLMRFYHRFAEIRRN, encoded by the coding sequence ATGGACACAAGCAATCAGAGTGCGCTGCATGTTTTTATCCTGCGTGGCTTCTCTGACCACCCTCACCTGGAAATGATCCTCTCTGGAGTTGTCACCTTCTTTTACATCATTACCTTGGTGGGTAATACTGCCATCATCCTGGCCTCCCTCCTGGATCCCCATCTCCACACACCAATGTACTTTTTCCTCAGGAATTTATCATTCCTGGACCTGTGCTTCACCACAAGCATCGTCCCTCAGATGCTGGTTAACTTGTGGGGACCTGAAAAGACCATCAGCTTTGTGGGTTGTGTGGTTCAgctttatgtgtacatgtggatggGCTCCATTGAGTGTCTTCTCCTGGCTGTCATGTCCTATGACCGGTTCACGGCCATTTGTAAGCCCTTGCACTATTTTGTAATCATGAATCCACACCTGTGTGTCAAGATGATTGTCATGGTCTGGAGTGTTAGTTTGGCCAACTCAGTGGTGTTGTGCACACTCACTGTCAACCTGCCTCGATGTGGACACAACCTTCTGGACCATTTCTTGTGTGAGTTGCCAGCCATGGTCAGGATAGCTTGTGTAGACACCACAACTGTTGAAATGTCTGTTTTTGCTCTTGGCATTGTCATCGTCCTTACGCCCCTCATCCTCATTCTTATCTCCTACGGCTACATAGCCAAAACGGTGCTCAACATGAAGTCAAAGGCGGGGCAGCAAAAAGCAATGAACACCTGCGGGTCTCATCTCACTGTCGTCTCCATATTCTATGGAACTATTATCTACATGTATCTACAGCCTGGTAACAAGGCCTCTAAGGACCAGGGCAAGTTCCTGACCCTCTTTTACACCATCATCACTCCAAGTCTCAACCCCCTCATCTACACCCTAAGGAACAGAGACATGAAAGACGCACTGAAAAAACTCATGAGGTTTTACCACAGATTTGCAGAAATAAGGAGAAACTAG
- the LOC127186908 gene encoding putative olfactory receptor 2W6, whose protein sequence is METNNRSSETDFILLGFSSRPQLEHIISAVVFVFYVVTLVGNTTIILVSFLDSQLHTPMYFFLSNLSFVDLCYTTSIVPQMLVNLWGSKKSITYGGCALQFFFALDLGATECLLLAVMAYDRYAAVCQPLHYTVIMHPVLCQKMVLSAWLGGLGSALILCSLTLKLPRCGHREVDNFFCEMPALIKMACVYSRVIEIVVFTLGVIFLLVPLSLILISYGVITQAVMKIKSASRWRKVLNTCGSHLTVVTLFYGTLIYMYMKPQNTISHEEGQFFTLFYTIVTPSLNPLIYTLRNKDVKSAVKRVLGIGKHSAKG, encoded by the coding sequence ATGGAAACCAACAACAGAAGCTCTGAGACAGACTTCATCCTTCTGGGATTCTCCAGTCGACCCCAGTTGGAGCACATCATCTCTGCGGTCGTCTTTGTCTTCTACGTTGTGACTTTGGTGGGAAACACAACCATCATTCTAGTGTCCTTTCTGGACTCTCAGCTCCACACGCCCATGTATTTCTTCTTATCTAACTTGTCTTTTGTGGACCTCTGCTACACGACTAGCATTGTCCCACAGATGCTGGTGAACCTCTGGGGCTCAAAGAAGTCTATTACATACGGAGGGTGTGCACTCCAGTTCTTCTTTGCCCTGGACCTGGGAGCCACAGAGTGTCTCCTCTTGGctgtgatggcctatgaccgctatgctGCTGTCTGTCAACCTCTTCACTACACAGTAATAATGCACCCCGTTCTTTGCCAGAAGATGGTGCTGTCAGCCTGGTTGGGTGGTCTTGGTAGTGCCTTGATTCTTTGTTCCTTGACTTTGAAGTTGCCAAGGTGTGGGCACCGGGAAGTGGATAATTTCTTCTGTGAGATGCCAGCACTGATAAAGATGGCTTGTGTTTATTCCAGAGTTATTGAGATTGTTGTGTTCACCCTTGGAGTTATATTTCTTCTGGTTCCTCTATCACTAATCCTCATCTCGTACGGAGTTATCACTCAAGCTGTGATGAAGATCAAGTCTGCATCAAGGTGGAGGAAGGTTCTTAACACGTGCGGTTCCCACCTCACGGTAGTGACCCTGTTTTATGGAACACTCATTTATATGTACATGAAGCCACAAAATACCATATCCCACGAGGAAGGGCAGTTTTTTACCCTTTTTTACACTATTGTCACTCCCAGCCTTAACCCTTTGATCTACACCTTAAGAAACAAAGATGTAAAGAGTGCAGTGAAGAGAGTTCTAGGGATCGGCAAACATTCTGCCAAAGGGTGA